ACGGTACATATACAATTACCGATTGTCTCTATATGGCAATGGTAAGAAAACAATGATATCTACTAAACAACTCTAATActtcatcaaattaatttcacaaaatatcCAAGTATATGTGATAAAAAAGATGAACCTCAACAATATGATTGATACATCAACAAAAACTCATTCCGATcacacaaattttgattacaaATTAGTAAGCATGACCCAAACATGTAAAACGTTATGAAAACTAATAGACCAAAGGTAAATTAGGCAAGATTTATGACAAATGGAGGTGTCCATTGTTAAATCTGCATAAATTAAGCGTCAGTTAATCATCTAATCTAGACTGGgttacttttcattttgtaggTCCTATTCGAACTGAATACGTATTCTAAAAGTGCACGCTAATTAAATGTCCACTAAAGACAAACAAACAACCATATAAGTTCCGAAACAAACTCTTTTTGGccgtttcttttttaaaacaacacTACTTACTTACTTAATACAAAAACTCAAACacttaaaaagatattttatctctgtttaaatttaaatgagtAAACAAtccttttatgttttcaaaacgatttaaaatgtttactatttatattatattcacaTTAATCATACTTCATtcctaatttttatgttttacacGAGAGTGTCAATTACGATAAAAGCTACCCAAACACTCGtagatatataaaagaaatgtttttcaaaccataaaaactatatttgatgTTGTATCAAATTATAGAaaccaaactattattttttaattttgtgtttttatacAGTTTAGTAGAAGCGTTAATTCACTTTCATGTCGATGTCGATATCGATGACAAtgtcatataaaaaaaataaaaaaaatctacgtATTGACGAAAATAAAGctagaaaacaaatatgattgatagtttttttaaaatcttattagTTAGAACAAACATAATTAACGTGGTTGGATAAAATTAtagaattagaattaaaattaaaatcgaGTTAGGAAGtgggaaaattaaaatttaatttagagttagaagaccaaatttgtaatttaacaaaagtttaaagttgGAGGGTGAATCAGTAGTGACGAATGGATATTCTTCACAAGTTGACTTTGAGTAGCAACATTCAACATGTCAAACAAGCAATGGGCAAAAGGTTAAATCGAACCAGAACCGGGACGAACCGAACCGGGAACTTGAAACCgggaagggaaaaaaagaaaaaaaaaaccctttctttcttctttgtcaaTAAAACGGATGTTGAGTTCTTCCCTCGCTTTGGGATTTCATTTGGAGGCGCCATAAAAACacaaaccctttttttttgttctatcatctccttcatcttttctctcttcaaattCCCAACTCCAATAATCCTCCATCCATGGCGGCCGCCGATCCCACTCAGCTTCATCAACTCTCCTTGCTTCTGGGTTCCGATCGTACCCACTTCGAAACCCTAATTTCCCATCTTATGTCCTCTTCCAATGACCAGCGTTCACAGGCTGAATCCCTTTTCAACCTCTGCAAACAAGCACACCCAGATGCTCTTGCTCTCAAACTCGCCGATCTTCTTCACCCTTCTGCTCATCCTGAGGCTCGTACCATGTCTGCCATTCTCCTTCGTCGTCAACTCATTCGTGATGATTCTTATCTCTGGCCTCGTCTATCTCCTTCTACTCAATCTACTCTTAAATCTGTTTTGCTTTCCTCACTTCAAACGGAGGAATCTAAATCTATTTCTAAGAAGCTGTGTGATACTATTGCTGAACTTGCTTCTGGGATTTTGCCTGATGGTGGTTGGAATGAATTGatgccttttatttttcagtgTGTTACTTCTGATAGTTCTAAGTTGCAGGAGTCTGCTTTGTTGATTTTTGCTCAATTGGCTCAGTATATTGGTGAAACCCTAGTTCCTCATTTGGATACGCTTCATTCTGTGTTTTCTCAGTGTTTGGCTTCGTCAAAAACTGGGGATGTTAGGATTGCGGCTTTGGGTGCTGcgattaattttattcaatgtTTGTCTAGTGCTTCTGATAGGGATAGGTTTCAGAATCTATTGCCTTTGATGATGCAGACGTTGACTGAGGCTTTGAATTCTGGTCAAGAAGCTACTGCTAAAGATGCGCTTGAGTTGTTGATTGAATTGGCAGGGACTGAGCCTAGATTCTTGAGGAGGCAATTGGTTGATGTGGTTGGTTCGATGTTGCAGATTGCTGAGGCCGATTCCCTTGAAGAATCTACTAGACATTTAGCTATTGAGTTTGTTATAACGCTTGCTGAGGCTCGAGAGCGAGCTCCTGGGATGATGAGGAAGTTGCCACAGTTTATAAGTAGGTTGTTTGGGATACTTATGAATATGTTGTTGGATATTGAGGATGATCCCGCGTGGCATACTGCTGATACTGAGGATGAGGATGCGGGTGAGAGTGACAATTATGGGTTTGGCCAAGAGTGTTTGGACAGACTTTCTATTTCATTGGGTGGAAATTCTATTGTGCCTGTAGCCTCCGAGATGTTTCCAGCTTTCTTGGCTGCACCTGAATGGCAAAAGCACCATGCAGCACTTATTGCTCTCTCACAAATTGCAGAGGGTTGCTCGAAGGTACTAGCCGCCCCTAGctttgaattttcttatttttctttgctcttcgttttactttttaaaatgccTAAAAGTTGCGAATATGGAGTTTTTACAGCGTGCTTTCATTTATTATACTAGCTTTACTTCATTTTCGTAGTGTTATTGGATAGATAAAGTTGAAGATAATAAATCCAGTTTCAAGCTCATGAATACTATATGCGTTATTATTGTCTTTCATCATTtgggttattattatttgttgttggTTCCCTACAGCTTTGTTTGATTCTTCTAGGTGTGTTGGTTTGTCATTCTTACCACATAGTTCTTTCTTATTTGTGCAGGTAATGATAAAGAATCTCGAGCAAGTACTCTCCATGGTTTTGAATTCATTCCAACATCCACATCCACGTGTAAGATGGGCAGCCATTAATGCGATTGGCCAGTTGTCTACTGATCTAGGTCCAGATTTGCAGGCTCAATATCACCATCTAGTTGTGCCGGCTTTGGCTGGAGCTATGGatgattttcaaaatccaCGAGTACAGGTTTGTATacccttcttttttatgaaatgtGAAACTGGTGTAGTCAGTCGATCcttttatacaaatattttatgttatctTGTTCTGTGCGGTCAGATAATATATCCAAATTTTTCTCTACTGTTTATCCCTCCAGAAGCTTATGTACTGAAACTTGTCACCACTTCGTGATGATTTACATTCCCATTTTTCTGTGTAGTTGATTAggaagtaatttttttaatgaggTTAAGGGATGGATATCTGCTATGTTTTGTTCCTATGGTTGTTTCACGTTATTTGAACAAGCAGTCACTCAGTGGAGTTCTTCTTGCTTACTTTACTTCTTTTGGAAGAAGTGCTTACTTCTTTTGGAAGAAGTGCACCGTATACTACATTTCTGCTTCAAGGTAACATTGCTCTAATTGTCTCTCTTTAATCTTACAGGCACATGCTGCTTCAGCAGTTCTCAATTTCAGTGAGAATTGCACCCCAGATATTTTAACACCTTACTTGGATGGAATTGTGAGCAAGCTCCTTGTACTTCTGCAGGTATTCTACAATCTTAGTTAGCTTATCTCCAATTTATATGATAGACATTTCACTACTTTTAGGCAGTTAGATAAATCATTTGAATGAAATACTCTTTTCCTTCCTGTGACAAGcgttatttgtttgtttcgAGGTATAATGGTGATgcttttcaacatttttctttaacaagATTTCTTTTCACATCTGCATTACAGAATGGAAAGCAGATGGTGCAGGAGGGTGCTTTGACTGCTCTTGCTTCTGTTGCTGATTCATCTCAGGTTTTTTACTCTTTACtcttatttcaatttttttatagctcttttGTTGTGaatatatcaaacttttcttttgcatgAACAGGAGCACTTCCAGAAGTACTATGATGCTGTAATGCCTTACTTGAAAGCTATTCTTGTAAATGCAAGTGATAAGTCCAATCGTATGCTTCGTGCCAAATCCATGGAGTGTATCAGTTTGGTTGGCATGGCTGTTGGTAAAGACAAGTTTAAGGATGATGCAAAACAGgttattttcaataatgttTATCCATTGTTCACGTACTCTATTTAAACTTAAACGATATCCTCAGTCAATGTTGCTAtcgtatattttaaattaaataataattgtttaaatcaaactttctGCGTACACTATTAGTTGTAGTTGCCAATCATAATGGACTGAAATCTTTTATGATCTGTCTTTTTGAAGGTTATGGATGTTCTATTGTCACTACAAGGATCTCCAATGGAAGCAGATGATCCCACAACCAGCTACATGTTACAAGTGTGTTTTGAGCATCTTCAACCTGCATCCTTTTGTATGGATTTGGTTCAAGTTTATTGGTCTGAAAACAAGGAAAATAATTGCTTACTTGTTTTGCAGGCATGGGCAAGACTCTGCAAATGTCTTGGACAGGATTTTCTTCCTTACATGAGTGTTGTGATGCCACCTTTGCTTCA
This is a stretch of genomic DNA from Cucumis sativus cultivar 9930 chromosome 4, Cucumber_9930_V3, whole genome shotgun sequence. It encodes these proteins:
- the LOC101221332 gene encoding importin-5 — protein: MAAADPTQLHQLSLLLGSDRTHFETLISHLMSSSNDQRSQAESLFNLCKQAHPDALALKLADLLHPSAHPEARTMSAILLRRQLIRDDSYLWPRLSPSTQSTLKSVLLSSLQTEESKSISKKLCDTIAELASGILPDGGWNELMPFIFQCVTSDSSKLQESALLIFAQLAQYIGETLVPHLDTLHSVFSQCLASSKTGDVRIAALGAAINFIQCLSSASDRDRFQNLLPLMMQTLTEALNSGQEATAKDALELLIELAGTEPRFLRRQLVDVVGSMLQIAEADSLEESTRHLAIEFVITLAEARERAPGMMRKLPQFISRLFGILMNMLLDIEDDPAWHTADTEDEDAGESDNYGFGQECLDRLSISLGGNSIVPVASEMFPAFLAAPEWQKHHAALIALSQIAEGCSKVMIKNLEQVLSMVLNSFQHPHPRVRWAAINAIGQLSTDLGPDLQAQYHHLVVPALAGAMDDFQNPRVQAHAASAVLNFSENCTPDILTPYLDGIVSKLLVLLQNGKQMVQEGALTALASVADSSQEHFQKYYDAVMPYLKAILVNASDKSNRMLRAKSMECISLVGMAVGKDKFKDDAKQVMDVLLSLQGSPMEADDPTTSYMLQAWARLCKCLGQDFLPYMSVVMPPLLQSAQLKPDVTITSADSDADIDDDDDSIETITLGDKRIGIKTSVLEEKATACNMLCCYADELKEGFFVWIDQVAPTLVPLLKFYFHEEVRRAAVSAMPELLRSAKLAVEKGQSQGRDESYVKQLSDYIVPALVEALHKEPEVEICASMLDALNECVQISGPLLDESQVRCIVDEIKHVITASSSRKHERMERAKAEDFDADERELLDEENEQEEEVFDQVGDCLGTLIKTFKASFLPMFDELSSYLTPMWGKDRTAEERRIAICIFDDVVEHCREAALRYYDTYLPFLLEACNDENPDVRQAAVYGIGVCAEFGGSVFKPLVQEALSRLDVVIRHPNAQHSENIMAYDNAVSALGKICQFHRDSINAPQLVPAWLGCLPIKGDLIEAKLVHDQLCSMVERSDKELLGPNNQYLPKIVSIFAEVLCAGKDLATEQTASRMVNLLRQLQQTLPPSTLASTWSSLQPQQQLALQSILSS